Below is a window of Candidatus Edwardsbacteria bacterium DNA.
TATGTCAAGCCGAAGTTTCGCAAAATGGGCGTGGGCCGGGCGCTGGTAAAAGCAGCCGAGGAATGGGCGGTGGGCCGGGGGTTCTCGCACATGGGGTCGGACACCTGGGTCGGAAATATGGGCAGCTACAAAGCCCACCAGGCCATGGGATACAAGGATGTGGGCCGGGATATACACTTCGTCAAAAAATTAAAAACCAAAAGTTAGAAAATAAAATCCTTTATAAAGGAGGACCGATGTACGATGGAAAGAAGGTTCGTTTAAGGGCATATCGAAAAGAGGACATCCCGCAGGCTCTGGAATACATCAATGATCCCGAGGTGAAGAAGAACCTGGTAATAGGGATTCCCTTCCCCCTGAAACTGGAGGACGAGGAGAAGTTCTTCAATGACTTGAGCGCATTCAAGGATGCGTATTCGTTTGCCATTGAAACTTTGGACGGCTCGAAATACATCGGAGGATGCGGGACGAACAAGGTCGATTGGAAGAACCGCTACGCCATGGTGGGCATATTCATCGGAGACGAACAGTACCGTAGCAAAGGATACGGCAGCGATGCCATGAAGGTTTTACTGCGCTTCATCTTCGATGAGATGAACATGAACAAGGTCAAGCTGGAGGTGTTCTCCTTCAACCAACGGGCTATCAAAAGCTACGTTAAATGCGGCTTCCGCCAGGAAGGGGTGCTGCGGCAGGAGATGTTCCGGGAGGGCCAGTACCACGACGTGATCATGATGGGCATCCTGCGGTCGGAGTGGGAGAAATTGAATTAATAGGTGGCAAATATTATGAATCCCTTAACATCTCAAGCTGAGTCAATAAAATCTTTTTTAGAACTTCGTAACGAGATTGAAAAAGTATTATCGACTTTATCAAAAAGAGAAGAATCTATTATAAGACTTCGTTTCGGGCTTAATGATGGTGTGCCAAGAACATTAGCCGAAGTTGGTATAATTTTCAATGTTTCTGCAAGTACTGTAAGGAATAATGAAATCAAAGCACTTAATAAACTACGTTTATTGTCATATAGATTAGATAAATTTGACAATATACTTACAAATCCCGAAACCAAAGAGCTATCAAACAAGCTTGATGAAGAAACTGAAAAGTTATTTACATCAGATATATTAGCGTCAATTAAGGAGATAACTCCAGAGTTAATTAAATATTTAAAGTATAATGTGAACAGTATAAGTAATATGAATCCAGAGACTTTTGAGAAACTTATTGCAGAACTGTTATCAAGCCTTGGTTTCATAACAAAACATGTTGGTCGTTCTTATGAAACATCGGCAGATATTTGTGCGATATATAACATTAAGCAAACCAACCTCCCGGATAGGTGCTATGTTGAAGTAAAACGGTGGAAAGATAAAATCGGGATAGGCGTTATACAAACTGTTTTGGGAGCAATGGTATTAGAACGGGAAAAATGGGGTTGGACAGGTGGCATGATTGTAACTGTTAAAGGCATGAAAAATATAAAGAAAATCAAAAGAAGCGAGCTTGAATATAAAAATATTTATATAAAGGAAAAAGAAGATATTTACGAATGGTTAAAGGGTTATAAAAAATGTGAAAACGGATTATTGTTAAATCCGTTAATTGATATACGAAAATGAATAATTTTGTTACATCCTTAAAAGATGTAAGCAAATGTAATATTTCTATTGTCGGCAACAAGGCAGCCAACCTGGCCCGACTGATGTCTTCGGGTTTCAATGTCCCGGACGGATTGTGCCTGACCACCGAGGCCTACCGGCGAGCGCTCATCCTTGGGTATAAGGATGAAGGGTTGAAGGCACTGATAAAAAAGATCGATATAGATCGACCAGATGAAATAAAAAATATAAGTCAGGCTATCGCTGAACTGTTCGATGAAATTTCCATTCCCGATAAAATTGCCGGGGAGATAAAAAATAAATACAGATCGCTTTTCAATGATAACGATCTGGTAGCGGTCCGCTCGTCGGCCACGGCCGAGGACCTGCCGGGCCTCTCCTTTGCCGGACAGTACGAAAGCTTTCTCAACATAAAGGACGCGGACGAATTTTTAACGGCAATAATAAAATGCTGGGCCTCGCTGTGGTCGGAGCGGGCCATCATCTACCGGGTGAAAAATGGTATCGGACATGATAATATCGCCATGGCAGTAATCGTCCAGCGGATGGTGCCGGCAGAAGTTTCCGGGGTGACGTTTACCGCCGATCCGGTTTCAGGCGACCAGGGATCTATTCATATCAACGCTGTTCGGGGCCCGGGGGAGAAGCTGGTGTCGGGAAAGATCAACCCCGATCAATATGCGATCAACAAGAGTTCTTTGAAAATTGAAAAGACTCTGTCGGACAACCAGCAGCTGTTGTCGGACGATGGGATAAAGGATTTAACCGACATTGCGTTGAAAATAGAAAAGCAGTTCGGCTGTCCCCAGGATATCGAATGGGCTTTTTATAAAGATAAATTTTACATCCTGCAATCGCGCAATATCACGGCGGTGAAAAATAACCAACGGCCTTTCTCTGTCATCTGGGGAAATAGCGCCACCCGGGAGATCCTGAAGAATACGCCCGTCTATTGGTCAAACTGGAACACCCGGGAGAACATGCCTTATCCCCTAAAACCCCTGAGCTGGTCGTTCTTCAACGATTTTCTGGTCCCGGCCATCAACCAGGCCATCTGGGGGGTGGACCAAGGATCACCGATCTATCATTACAGTAGCATCATCGATCTGGTTAACGGGCGCACCTACT
It encodes the following:
- a CDS encoding GNAT family N-acetyltransferase; amino-acid sequence: MYDGKKVRLRAYRKEDIPQALEYINDPEVKKNLVIGIPFPLKLEDEEKFFNDLSAFKDAYSFAIETLDGSKYIGGCGTNKVDWKNRYAMVGIFIGDEQYRSKGYGSDAMKVLLRFIFDEMNMNKVKLEVFSFNQRAIKSYVKCGFRQEGVLRQEMFREGQYHDVIMMGILRSEWEKLN
- a CDS encoding restriction endonuclease, which produces MNPLTSQAESIKSFLELRNEIEKVLSTLSKREESIIRLRFGLNDGVPRTLAEVGIIFNVSASTVRNNEIKALNKLRLLSYRLDKFDNILTNPETKELSNKLDEETEKLFTSDILASIKEITPELIKYLKYNVNSISNMNPETFEKLIAELLSSLGFITKHVGRSYETSADICAIYNIKQTNLPDRCYVEVKRWKDKIGIGVIQTVLGAMVLEREKWGWTGGMIVTVKGMKNIKKIKRSELEYKNIYIKEKEDIYEWLKGYKKCENGLLLNPLIDIRK